CCCAAAAGTCTCAGGAGCCAATATGGGGTCTATCTCGATACAATCTACCGGGCATACTTTGGCACACTTATCACATACAATACAGTCATCGATCTCATTATGCAGCCGATAGCGGGCATTGTCGGGCACAGGTAAAGACTCATAAGGATACTCCAGTGTCACGATCCCTTTGTCCGCATCAAAATACTTTTCATCGGCTACCCCTATGGGGGTTCTTGATTTTCTGGCATCCGCCAAATAGCCAAAAGTGAGCTTTAAGCCCTCACTCATGGTGCTAAATGCCTCTTTGATATTTTTAAAGTATCCACTCATAACATCCACAGTTTCCAAATGCCAACCACAAACAACAACAGAATAGCTGCCGGAGTTAAATATTTCCAAGATAATGACATCAACTGATCTACCCTTAGTCTGGGATAAGTCCATCGAATCATCATCTGCAGAAAAATGAAGAAAGTACCCTTACTTACCAGCCAAAATGCACCCCATACAGGGCCTGTAGTCCAGTCGGCCAGCTTTAGGACACCCATATTGGGCAAAGGTGTGTTCCAGCCACCAAAAAAAAGAATGGCCGCCAGAAAAGATACCAATAGCATCATGGCATATTCGGATAGCATGAATATACCCCAGCGAAAGCCACTATACTCAGTGTGATAGCCCCCGATCAGCTCAGACTCTGCCTCCGGCAGGTCAAAAGGCACCCTATTGGACTCCGCTAATCCTGAAATGAAAAAGATCAAAAACACTACCCACATAAAAGGCATGGTGAAGACGTTCCAGCTAAGAAAGCCACCAATACCGGTCACCTCCAAAGATGATATGCCCAGGAAGTAACGCGGAGCTTCTCCCAAAATACCCTGCTGCTGTGTAATGCTTTGGAGGTCCATGGTCTGCGCATACATCACCACAGCCAGCACCGACAGTCCGAGTGGTATCTCATAGGAAACAATCTGTGCTGCTGAGCGCATGGCGCCGTATAGGGAATACTTATTATTAGAACCCCAGCCAGCCATCAAAATCCCCAGAACATCTATGGAAACGATAGCCAGAAGGTAAAACACCCCTACCGAAAAGGCGGGAGGAAAGGCCTCAGTAGTCAAAGGGAGTGCCGCAAAACCTCCAAAAATAGAAGCAAATATGAGGATGGGCGCGAAAAGAAATAATGCTTTGTCAGCTGCCTTTGGCCGAATGTCTTCCTTCTGCAACATTTTCAACAGATCAGCTACTGTTTGAAACAAGCCCTTTGGGCCCACCTCCATCGGACCGAGGCGGTTTTGTACGAACGCAGCGATCTTGCGCTCACCGTACACGCCCACCACGACAAACCCCAATAAAAACGGCAAAAAGAATAAAAAAGTGATCATTAGCCCTAAAACATCGGTCTTTCTAAAAATGTTAGCGGCTAAGTTAAACGAAGACACTGACAAGCAGAAAAGTTTGCCTATTTCTCATCAAAGGACACCTCTCATTGGAAAATCATTAATATGAAATATGGATGTTCCTCAATCTTTGCAAGAATTAAAAAAAGAAATAAAATTATGCGATATCTTCCTTTTAAAATATAATATTCTGATTTTAATGATTAATTTTGTTCTGTTGTTATATAAAAACTGGAATTTACAGAACCATAAAACAGCAAAAATATGAAGAGGATATTAATGTTTTTTTTGGCCGTTACTGCAAGTACTGCACTACTGGCCCAGTCAGGAGATGAAGAGATGTTTCACTTCAGAGCCATGGAAGATAAACTGGATGATTCTGCCATTGATTTGGCATTCATCAGGGGTCACTTCATGGGAGAGGAAGTAGCTAAGAAACTTTACTTGCTCCGTGAGCGATACACCTGGGTAGAAGAAGAATCTTCGACCAACCCTACACCAAAAACCTATATAGATAAGCCTGCTATCTATAATTCGGTGAAGAAACTGGAGCGCTACTACAAAAAAGGAATCAAGAAAGGATATATCAAAGAGGAGATGGCCATTGCCGAGTTTCAACAAATTCTGGACATAGCCATCTTCATCAGAAACCAACAAACTGCGGAGTTTGAAGACTTATTGGGCCAACTCAAGGAAGATGAGCAAATTGTGGGGATGTACACTAAAAAAGTCCTTTTAAGCTATTAAATAAAAGATTTCTCCAATTTAGTCATGAGAGCCAGCGTTTGCGCTGGCTTTTTTATTGTCCTTTTTGGTAACTTCCGCATATTATGGCGCACCCAATTATCATCATGGGAGTATCCGGCAGCGGCAAGACGACCATCGGCCACATGGTCGCTGATCGACTCGGTAAGACTTTTCTGGATGCAGATGATTTCCATCCGGAAGAGAACAAAACCAAAATGGCCAGTGGCATACCTCTCAATGACGATGACAGACTCCCTTGGCTTCAGACACTGAAAGAGCAACTCATATCTACTCCTGGCGTGGTGCTGGCTTGCTCAGCCCTGAAGGCCAGCTATCGTTTCATTCTGGATCCCAACCACGCCTATTCCTGGATTTATCTGGATGGTAGCAAGGAACTGATCTTTGAAAGACTTAAAAAGCGTGCAGGCCATTACATGAAAGAAAACCTCCTTGACAGTCAATTTGAGACCCTCGAAGTACCTGACGATGCACTGAAGGTCAGCATTGATCAGCATCCGGATGAAATCGTTTCAGTCATTCTCAAATCATTGAAACCGTAGACTACTTTTTGATGATCCTGCGTATGAGGTGAAAGGATTCTCCTTTGATTTCCAAAAGGTAAATCCCGGCGGGCCACTCGTTATGGATTTCCATTTTATGGCTACTCAAAATAAGCTGACCGCTCATATCGTAGACCATTACCGATCTAAACCCACCCTTTAAATCATTAGGAATTTTGATGCTGAACTGATCCATAACAGGATTTGGTACAATCATAATCTCAGGCCATTCGGTTAGGCCCAGGACCACAAACGGATCTGACCAAACGGAACAGCCTGCGTCACCTACCGTGAGCGCTACCTCATAAGTACCGGCTCCATACACCACAGAGGGGCCGGTTTCTCCTGCCATAAGCTCACCATCGAGGTACCAGCAAATGTCTGCATCTGTCTCTGCAATTTGCAGGTGACCATCCACTAAATTGATCACAGGCTTTTCCGGAAGCTCATATTGATAGCCTACTGTGATTTCCTGAGAAAACTCACAGCCATTGCCATCAAACACCCTCACCTCGTAGCTACCAGCTTCATCCTTCTCCAGGACCTCACCGGACAACTGCTCTTCGCCTGCCCAAAACGTATAAGCCCCTGACCCGCCAGCTCCTGTCATAGTCAGCTGACCTGAGGAATTTTTGGCACACAAAAACCCAGTAGTCTCATAGGTGAAGTACAGCGAGTCCGGCTGATCAATCGTCAAGAAGTATTGCAACTCGCATTCATTTTCATCTTTGATCGTCAGAAGGTGATCACCCGAGCCAAGAGAAAAGGTGGAGGTATTGGTGAACCCCATTTCGTCTATCTGATAACTGAGCGCTCCACTCCCACCCGAGGCCTCTGCATCTACGGTTCCTTCGCCTCCAAAACAGTTAGCGTCAGTGACCACTACCTCTACAGCAAGCGGCTCTGGGGAGAGGACTTCAAAGTCTTCTGTCAGAATACATTCATTATCTGTGCCCTCCAGCGAAACCGTATGTATCCCTGCGGATAAGCCCGAAGCATTGTTGCCAGATAACGACTGGCCATCCACACTAAACTGGTAGGCACCTCCGCCCGAAACTGTAAAGGTGGCTGAACCATCAGCAGCAGCATGACAGGAAGTAGGTTGCACACTTTTATTTAGCACCCTGCTCTCAATAGTCAGTGACTCACTGTAAGCCCTGTCTAATTCATCTTTGACAGTGACCGTATATGCACCCGCTGCCAGGTCGCCAAACTCACCATCAGACACAAACGTCTCACCATCCAGGCTAAAGGTATAATTCTGAGTACCACTGGTTTGGACGGTTATCATACCGTCATTGGTATTGGGGCAGGTGTATGGCGTGGCTTCCATTTTCACAAAGGCCTCAAGTCGAATATTATCGATATAAAGGTTATTTCCGTACCCGTTGGTCGTTCTAAATGCTACCTCCGTACCTTCCAGATTTTCGGGCACAGTAAACTCCAGCGATACGGACTTCCATTGCCCTGAGGTGGGCGAAAAGGAACCTGTCTGTGCAGGCTTGGTAGCCAGTCCGACGCCCGATTTATCCCACAGACTCACCCAGTCGGCCTCACAGCTACCCCGATACAAAACAGCCATGCGGTCGAAATAAGTATCATCATAATAGGTATAGGCATAGTCGAAAGTAAGGCGATAATCCCGGGAGAAGGAATTATCAACCAGCGGCAAAACCAGATAATCCTCTGCTCCCACTGCTCCATATTCATAGAAATTCACAAAAACACTCTTTTGGCCCTCTGACGAAATCCCCGAAATCTGTTCAAAGGTCTTCTGTCCGTCTTCATTGATCACTTCCAGGTCAATTCCGGAGCCTTCAAATCTGGCCACCTTAGAGATCAATATAGTCTGAGGAACAGCGGCCACCAACACCTGATCTTCCATGAGAAGTGTGTCCTTATTTCCCCCTGTACCAGACACAATAAGCTGTACGTCAAATACCCCTCCGGTTTCGTAAAGTACCTCTGGGTTTTGAGCCGTGGAGGTTTCCGGAATCCCTCCTTCAAAATACCAACTCCAGCTGGTCGCATTGAGTGA
This Marinoscillum sp. 108 DNA region includes the following protein-coding sequences:
- a CDS encoding gluconokinase; the encoded protein is MAHPIIIMGVSGSGKTTIGHMVADRLGKTFLDADDFHPEENKTKMASGIPLNDDDRLPWLQTLKEQLISTPGVVLACSALKASYRFILDPNHAYSWIYLDGSKELIFERLKKRAGHYMKENLLDSQFETLEVPDDALKVSIDQHPDEIVSVILKSLKP
- a CDS encoding T9SS type A sorting domain-containing protein, giving the protein MKKILFFFAFTAACQLHAQLQPCATVVTQRQLELLRDFHPDVRSGGRMADVPVQNVAISAHLIRRTDGTGGMTEQELNDAMDVLNDYYSHANLAFFLAGITEIHNSEYFDFNTDDEVAMGAKYDVAKTINIYFANSVGDSQGGSYCGYAYFPGGPDRVLMDNSCAVNGSTLPHEIGHYFTLYHTHGSSNSQLTDELVARVNCETAGDELCDTPADPQLGGSNVNASCTYTGTSVDANNDLFTPDPRNIMSYSLKFCRDVFTDGQYSRMDQAYDAYRSYLYKKIVSADFTQNLSEACAGTSITFYDRSLNATSWSWYFEGGIPETSTAQNPEVLYETGGVFDVQLIVSGTGGNKDTLLMEDQVLVAAVPQTILISKVARFEGSGIDLEVINEDGQKTFEQISGISSEGQKSVFVNFYEYGAVGAEDYLVLPLVDNSFSRDYRLTFDYAYTYYDDTYFDRMAVLYRGSCEADWVSLWDKSGVGLATKPAQTGSFSPTSGQWKSVSLEFTVPENLEGTEVAFRTTNGYGNNLYIDNIRLEAFVKMEATPYTCPNTNDGMITVQTSGTQNYTFSLDGETFVSDGEFGDLAAGAYTVTVKDELDRAYSESLTIESRVLNKSVQPTSCHAAADGSATFTVSGGGAYQFSVDGQSLSGNNASGLSAGIHTVSLEGTDNECILTEDFEVLSPEPLAVEVVVTDANCFGGEGTVDAEASGGSGALSYQIDEMGFTNTSTFSLGSGDHLLTIKDENECELQYFLTIDQPDSLYFTYETTGFLCAKNSSGQLTMTGAGGSGAYTFWAGEEQLSGEVLEKDEAGSYEVRVFDGNGCEFSQEITVGYQYELPEKPVINLVDGHLQIAETDADICWYLDGELMAGETGPSVVYGAGTYEVALTVGDAGCSVWSDPFVVLGLTEWPEIMIVPNPVMDQFSIKIPNDLKGGFRSVMVYDMSGQLILSSHKMEIHNEWPAGIYLLEIKGESFHLIRRIIKK
- a CDS encoding complex I subunit 1 family protein; the protein is MITFLFFLPFLLGFVVVGVYGERKIAAFVQNRLGPMEVGPKGLFQTVADLLKMLQKEDIRPKAADKALFLFAPILIFASIFGGFAALPLTTEAFPPAFSVGVFYLLAIVSIDVLGILMAGWGSNNKYSLYGAMRSAAQIVSYEIPLGLSVLAVVMYAQTMDLQSITQQQGILGEAPRYFLGISSLEVTGIGGFLSWNVFTMPFMWVVFLIFFISGLAESNRVPFDLPEAESELIGGYHTEYSGFRWGIFMLSEYAMMLLVSFLAAILFFGGWNTPLPNMGVLKLADWTTGPVWGAFWLVSKGTFFIFLQMMIRWTYPRLRVDQLMSLSWKYLTPAAILLLFVVGIWKLWML